The following is a genomic window from Sebaldella sp. S0638.
TTATTAAGGTCAAATGTATCAGAGTTATCCTCAAAACATCTAAATCTGATATCAGCAACTAATACGGCAAAGTCATAATCAGTGACAAGGAAATAATGAAGTACCTGATAGAGGTAATTTTCCGGAATGGTGTCGTTATTCTCCTCGTCTTTCCATAAATCCTTATAATATGAATATTGATGAATAGTAGTAGTTTTAATTTCAAGAATTCCAATATCACCATTAGGTAGAATAATTTCACCGTCTAAAGAAGCTCTTATAAAATCATATTTGGGATGTACATACAGCTCCTTAACTTCTCTAATTTCTTTATCTGGATTATCAATGCCATATAGCTGTCTAATGAAAGGTTCAAGTTTATGTCCTCTTTCCATAGCAGGATTGGTTTCATTAGGTTTATTAATTTTACCGGATTTTTCAAGCCATAGGTCTACAATATTTTT
Proteins encoded in this region:
- a CDS encoding YqaJ viral recombinase family protein translates to MFKKIPYSTHDEWINLRKQGIGGSDAGVIMDIEQYGNKNIVDLWLEKSGKINKPNETNPAMERGHKLEPFIRQLYGIDNPDKEIREVKELYVHPKYDFIRASLDGEIILPNGDIGILEIKTTTIHQYSYYKDLWKDEENNDTIPENYLYQVLHYFLVTDYDFAVLVADIRFRCFEDNSDTFDLN